In a genomic window of Vallitalea okinawensis:
- a CDS encoding D-alanyl-D-alanine carboxypeptidase family protein, which produces MKKLLTYMFLFMFIFNLSFVESLAEGEELAVDADNAVTIGSKSALLMEAETGKVLYEHNADEQLRPASVTKVMTLLLAYEALAAGKVSEDDVVTISEHAASFGGSTIFLDTNEQITLGLLLKGVAVASGNDAAVAVGEYIGGSEEGFVAMMNAKAKELGMVNTNFVNPCGLDADGHLTTSRDIALMSRELITKYPQVLELSSIYHDTLTHQRKDGTQETDLANRNRLIKFYDGCNGLKTGWTSKAMYSISATAERNGLSIIAVIMGAEDKKTRTKDVVTLFDYGFGHYQMVIEEDANKLVGQIDIKQGVKDKVDCYIKEDFKTLLDKSAGSPEITKEYMMEEKIAAPVEKGQKIGEVKYYLGEKEIGTGDIIIQEDIEKATFKGMIEHLIDMWL; this is translated from the coding sequence ATGAAGAAACTATTGACTTATATGTTCTTGTTTATGTTTATATTTAATCTAAGCTTTGTAGAATCTCTAGCAGAAGGTGAAGAGTTAGCTGTAGATGCTGATAATGCAGTAACTATTGGCTCAAAATCAGCTCTTTTAATGGAGGCAGAGACAGGTAAAGTGTTATATGAACATAATGCTGATGAACAATTAAGACCAGCCAGTGTAACCAAGGTTATGACTTTGCTTTTGGCTTACGAAGCTTTGGCAGCAGGTAAAGTATCAGAGGATGATGTAGTTACTATTAGTGAACATGCAGCAAGTTTTGGTGGTTCTACTATTTTCTTAGATACCAATGAACAAATCACTCTTGGTTTATTATTGAAGGGTGTTGCTGTCGCCTCTGGTAATGATGCAGCTGTTGCTGTTGGTGAATATATCGGTGGTAGCGAAGAAGGTTTTGTTGCTATGATGAATGCAAAAGCAAAAGAGCTTGGTATGGTTAATACCAATTTCGTTAATCCCTGCGGTCTTGACGCAGATGGGCACTTAACTACTTCACGTGATATAGCATTAATGAGCCGCGAATTAATAACCAAATACCCACAAGTACTAGAGTTATCCAGTATATACCATGATACATTAACTCATCAAAGAAAAGATGGTACACAGGAAACTGATTTAGCTAATAGAAATAGATTAATCAAGTTCTACGATGGTTGTAATGGATTAAAAACTGGATGGACATCTAAGGCCATGTATTCTATATCCGCAACTGCAGAGCGGAATGGTTTGAGTATCATTGCTGTTATTATGGGTGCAGAAGATAAGAAGACAAGAACAAAAGATGTTGTCACATTGTTTGACTATGGATTTGGTCATTATCAAATGGTTATTGAAGAAGATGCTAATAAATTAGTAGGTCAAATTGATATTAAACAAGGTGTTAAAGACAAAGTAGATTGTTATATCAAAGAAGATTTTAAAACTCTTCTTGATAAATCAGCTGGTAGTCCAGAAATAACAAAGGAATATATGATGGAAGAAAAGATAGCTGCACCAGTTGAGAAAGGTCAAAAGATTGGTGAAGTCAAATACTATTTAGGTGAAAAAGAAATTGGTACAGGAGATATTATCATTCAAGAAGATATTGAGAAAGCTACTTTTAAAGGAATGATTGAACACCTAATTGATATGTGGTTATAA